A DNA window from Ornithodoros turicata isolate Travis chromosome 10, ASM3712646v1, whole genome shotgun sequence contains the following coding sequences:
- the LOC135369979 gene encoding 2-phosphoxylose phosphatase 1-like: MIFLMPSAMKFLSRHRVLFASFIMIWIVGMVITVSLIGHTGEAKVGYMDNLLGHSVPLHNGLPPMDSFKMMKPVKYCNPHDSVPIGQEGKVQGNLTLETVVVLIRHGERMPLRQVRDGFQLSCGDKITLGNPIIKKYFTTIRKYHQLHSQKQTIFSSFATHPNLGACPMGHLTWSGVLQHIQLGSALSRIYNGNLWRLLPEGWSADSVRFYSTVFSRTYQSALAFLYGFLPAITLEKLRIIPSTDINFCFDGRCSCSQLRIYEKHLTRKTKRMLNNHPAVMRLLEEVNAILKPTSNSSDIVAARPLMDVLMGFVCQGKTLPCLPGTRDCANIDHVRNIMSYLDWEGRQLADDSAFRKSSILKTYSLLNEVHRRIRDTFEGRSGIRFLLFSGHDINLTPVSSALGFDDGVIPPYASRIVLEAYSSPRQGNDRYLRVLYNGKDVTKHVTFCGGIKLAHKSGSSAVGDVALCPFRNFTNFLERDVPKLFSAQNFLAACGIDGATSTTWRSS, translated from the exons ATGATATTCCTAATGCCCTCAGCTATGAAATTTTTGTCGCGGCACCGGGTTTTATTTGCTTCCTTCATAATGATATGGATCGTCGGAATGGTCATCACAG TATCCTTGATAGGCCATACGGGCGAAGCCAAAGTTGGTTATATGGATAACTTATTAGGGCATTCTGTGCCCCTGCATAATGGATTACCTCCGATGGACAGCTTTAAGATGatgaagccagtgaagtattgCAATCCGCACGACAGTGTACCCATCGGACAAGAAG GTAAGGTACAAGGGAACCTCACGCTGGAAACCGTCGTCGTCCTTATCCGGCACGGGGAACGCATGCCGTTACGTCAGGTCCGTGACGGATTCCAGCTGAGCTGTGGTGACAAGATCACCCTGGGCAACCCAATAATCAAGAAATACTTCACCACCATACGCAAATATCACCAGTTGCACTCTCAAAAGCAAACCATATTCTCCAGCTTCGCAACCCACCCCAATCTAGGAGCCTGTCCCATGGGACACCTGACCTGGTCCGGCGTCCTGCAACACATCCAGCTCGGGTCGGCTCTCAGTCGGATCTACAACGGCAACCTCTGGAGGCTCCTTCCCGAAGGCTGGTCCGCGGACTCGGTCCGGTTTTACAGCACCGTCTTCTCCCGGACTTACCAGAGTGCTCTCGCGTTTCTCTACGGGTTTCTGCCTGCCATCACGCTCGAAAAGCTTCGCATAATTCCGTCGACTGACATAAACTTCTGTTTTGACGGGCGTTGCTCCTGTTCGCAGCTGCGCATTTACGAGAAACACTTGACGCGGAAGACTAAGCGGATGTTGAACAACCACCCTGCTGTCATGAGACTGCTGGAGGAGGTCAACGCAATACTGAAGCCGACGTCGAATTCCAGCGACATCGTCGCTGCTCGACCGCTGATGGACGTGCTGATGGGGTTCGTCTGCCAGGGAAAGACGTTACCGTGCCTACCGGGGACGCGTGACTGTGCCAACATCGATCATGTGCGGAACATCATGTCTTACCTTGATTGGGAGGGCAGACAGCTCGCGGATGACTCGGCATTCCGTAAGAGCAGCATCTTAAAAACGTACAGCCTTCTCAACGAGGTTCATCGTCGAATACGAGATACGTTCGAAGGGAGGTCCGGAATTAGATTCCTCCTTTTCTCTGGGCACGACATCAACCTGACGCCCGTCTCTTCCGCGTTGGGGTTCGACGACGGAGTCATTCCGCCGTATGCCTCCAGAATCGTCCTGGAGGCGTACTCGTCCCCGAGGCAAGGGAACGACCGCTACTTACGGGTCTTGTACAACGGCAAGGACGTGACAAAGCACGTTACGTTCTGCGGCGGAATTAAGCTCGCGCACAAATCTGGTTCCAGTGCTGTCGGCGACGTCGCGTTGTGTCCGTTTAGGAATTTTACGAATTTCCTGGAACGGGACGTGCCAAAGTTGTTTTCTGCTCAAAACTTTTTAGCTGCATGCGGCATCGACGGTGCAACATCTACGACATGGAGGTCGTCGTAG